DNA from Denticeps clupeoides chromosome 7, fDenClu1.1, whole genome shotgun sequence:
cccatccttactgcctgtggtctcccggttaggaagttggagattcactgacagagagatgagcccAGGTCAGAAATTCAAATAAGCACACACCTTTGGGACCGGTGAACTGGAGGGCTGGAGGGGGTCCTGGCGTCCCTCCTTAAAGGAGGTGCTGTCACTCATagaccaggaggaggagctcCACTGGAGAGAggacaaacagactaaacagcaGCTTCTAGCAgcacttaatgacatttaatccaTCTTTCCAACTCCAACTCATTtcctttttcatgtgcaataaggtttcttaATGAGTAATTTTTATGTATTCAAACAGGATACAACGTGACTGACTGGGCCTTTAACATCAATTAAATCTAACGTTTAAAATAGCTCATATTGTACTTATCCAGTTATACCAAACCAATTAAATATTCACGTTAATTCTTCTTCTGTTGcagtacagaaaaaaacaatttattattcatttcttaatttatgtacatatctGTTTATAGTTTGACACATCACTGCTTCACTCATATGCACTGTACCTGTGTATtagtgtcatgtgatgtgacaataaaagccaTTTGATTTGACAAAGGATGTTTAATGTCTTCTCTGGTCATTAATTCAGAACAAATGACATCATAAGATAAAAGATCTGCACTTGTTAAAGTACAAAATTATAGAGGGCAGATTTTCTAAACTCAGTGAGCCGTACATGATAAAACAAATTCCAAccaaccatccatccatccatcccacccttctccttctccttcccaCCCTCTCCACTGATGGCGCAGCGTCCGTCCACTCCACATCCTCTCCTGCACCACCAACaacaagcacaaacacaaagtatgaatcttctgttgaattacaccacagttgcaGGAGACCAACTGGCATAATCTTGCATAATATAGATGTTTATAACTTTGATCAAACTAAGTTGTTTAGCCTCCCTTCTGTACCAGGTGATTTGTTAGGtggttttatttggttttatttatttaatttgttgttATTGGGGTGCCCCCCCCAATaacaacaaattaaataaataaatcccatcATAAATAAAGTCATCCCACATGGTGGCCttggtccctccaacctgcacacaaaaaccaTCCGCTTAGCCTCTTCTgtgtccgttgggacaagcaggccctcttcctgcctgtcccagctggatccgtggcgctccacccctctggaggcggacccaGGCCCATGCTTGGCCCTCCCTCCTTACAGGCTACTGGAGGATGCAGCTCCGTCActtccccacccccctcccctcagtgctccccccaaaaaactttGGAGGGGCACCCCCTGTGGCTGACAAAAGGGTAttttggggctcgtccaccttgTCTTTGACTGGCACAGTCGGGTCAGGAACTTCTtccctggggttctgctccGTTGCttggtcgccatctggtggacacaaagtgggggcgacatacgaacaccaaagacacacacacacacagacagcgaCAGACAAAAGAGtgggtcatctggttccctctctgggctcttcGGGAACTCCAGAGgaggcacagccaggatcacggGAGGCGAGACCCTGACATTGGTAGGAGAGAGGGGAAGAAGGGATCTCTGATAACCCATAAGAAATGTCCCCAAAtccctccatttacatttacatttacagcatttatcagacgcccttatccagagcgacttacaatcagtagttacagggacagtctccctggagcaacttagggttaagtgtcttgctcagggacacaatggtagtaagtggggtttgaacctgggtcttctggttcataggcgagtgtgttacccactaggctactaccaccctccagattttctacacaaaaaaatggtACCAATAGACATTGTAGTTGCACACTCAGTTTATCACAGGTTCACAGGTTGCAAAAggaaactataaatgaacaggCACTATCAAGTGTTTATTTACATCTTGTTTAGATAAGTGTTGGTTTTTGGTTGTTTGAATATTGAATAGTATAAAATGTAGAATAGTATACAATTATCTATAATTAGTATAATATGGCGTAGGAAGtattatttacaataaaatcgGCAGCCTTAGGTTGTAGTAACATGAAATCatcaaaaaaatgtgaaagtgtaaatgtctgttagcatgagagagaaaaagagttgTGCCTACGTGTCCgagagaaacatttacattttcatttacagcatttaccaggcgtccttatccagagcgacttacaatcagtagttacagggacagtcccccctggagacactcagggttaagtgtcttgttcagggacacaatggtagtaagtggggtttgaacctgggctttctggtgagtgtgttacccactaggccactaccaccccttaaaaaaagaaacagcacagTCTGTTCCCTAAGAAACACGTACCAAGAAGTCTCTACTGCGCTTTTCTTTGTGTACAGTAGTGTTGCAAGTTTTCACGCATCCAAGAACCTCCTCTCGAGTCTGGAACTTTTCACAGCTTTTACTGTAAAATTTAGAAACAATATGCTGAATACGTTTTTTTTAGACCGGAATCCAGCATCCAACTCAAACAGTATATAACTACAACAGCGCAACTACATTATATAACTACAACAAACTACATATACTACTAATATATCACAGTATGGtgaattatgtattttattaaataaactaCCATAAGTTAACACCCGCAGTGTCTGTTTAACTAACAAGGCTGGAAGCGGATCcttcaaatgaattaaatgattaAGAACTGTAGATTATTGGGTCACTGAGTCTTGAGAAACATGAGAAATACGAACAGATTCTCTGAAGAGAGAATCATTAACTGCATTAATCTAATCAAATCTACAGTCATGGAGGGGAAACCAGTGAAAGGACAAACAGTGAACAGGTTATTGTGACAAGAATGAAATATCTACATtaagtttaaaaatgaaagtatgaAATGCAGTTCAATTTGGCATATGAAGTAAAAGCCTGCACCgcataaaatgaaaacagtgcAGTTTGCAGTTATGAATAATGCATAAACAAAACCCGTGTTTGTGTTCATAAAGGCGTTGTCACCCTCTGATCAAATGTTTACTCAAGTCTGATGCAACCTTCAGTCACACATTAACAAGTGCCAGGCGGGGTGGAATGGGTGGAGCGCACAGTATAAAGGGGCAGGGCAACTGACTGTAAACAACCACGACGTTCTGAGACAGGCAGACTGAGGTCCTCAACATGAGTTTTGTGGATGTGAAAAATCTAGAGCCCACCACTTTCGAagatcgctactatgatgaatatgaatattacaACTTAACGGATCGATACACTGGTGAGTGCAGCGACTTCATTTCTTGCATTTCTTTCTGTGCACACATCTCTTCACCTTGCTGTTTACATCATATTATGATTTTCTTCCTGCTCTCTGTTCAGGTGGTACCAGCCGTAAAGGAAGAACCAAGAAGGAGTCCAGTTTCAACACCAACCAT
Protein-coding regions in this window:
- the nupr1b gene encoding nuclear protein 1b; its protein translation is MSFVDVKNLEPTTFEDRYYDEYEYYNLTDRYTGGTSRKGRTKKESSFNTNHQNPAGHERKILEKLQNADKKSKE